A window of Deltaproteobacteria bacterium contains these coding sequences:
- a CDS encoding dynamin family protein, giving the protein MNSFDTTKAGLLQVNKEILALFDKARSIPGISRFPFEEWEKVGHSVEEQINEDILRIAVVGAIKSGKSTFINDLLGGDYLKRGAGVVTSIVTRIRKKPQLKAILDFKSWDDVNADMQQAMVLFPSLDWNPTNGQFDVRRDADRKHLEKALKSLSSEKLITQETLDANSVLLTSYLGGYERVKDILYHSTKHLEFVGRDFANHKDFVGNDSLAVYLKDLELHVPGGKNLDDHIEIADCQGIDSLNPFHLAMIQDYLLRTHLIIYLLSSRTGIRQADIKFLSIIKKMGLLENIFFVVNCDFSEHEDLRDLKKVVERVGDEISVIKPKAHLFAYSTLYNLFRQVDHLSEKDVGRREQWRKEEGLAGFSDRERNRFFETFGEKLTRDRYALLLKNHVERVAIMAGGLNDWTRIHHDILIKDTEGARDVLKKIDRAGEQLNQQKTAIKDMLDGTSHKAKREIGKDVDRFLDARFGEAAKDIHNFVSRYTVDYEKNELDIEERGFSTTLYMIFQEFKRALDRFMAETINPRLIEFIRQEERKIGEILNRTAISYDALVQDALQKHEEKLRKVGISSEGYRGADLLSVDLESLKYRTELTAPTLVSTLRYTAKVRTEAIMRLGFYNVLKMMKKLLKKQIQNEQEGEIFALKDGVKRIKQETERSIIFHLRDYKENLKFQYLYRLIDIVSGNLYELMLDRFKVFTSDVSDMAGLVDAEQSRKQEALQILQQMEEGSLKAGDHIALLKKQMEE; this is encoded by the coding sequence ATGAACTCATTTGATACGACAAAAGCCGGACTTTTACAGGTAAATAAAGAAATTCTCGCTCTTTTCGACAAGGCGCGTTCCATTCCCGGCATTTCCAGGTTTCCCTTTGAAGAATGGGAAAAGGTGGGTCATTCAGTTGAGGAGCAGATCAACGAGGATATACTCAGGATCGCCGTTGTCGGAGCCATCAAGTCCGGTAAGAGCACCTTCATAAACGACCTTCTGGGTGGCGATTACCTGAAAAGGGGGGCCGGGGTGGTGACATCCATCGTCACCCGTATTCGAAAAAAGCCGCAATTGAAAGCGATCCTCGATTTCAAATCCTGGGATGACGTGAATGCCGACATGCAGCAGGCCATGGTGCTCTTTCCCTCGCTCGACTGGAATCCTACGAACGGTCAGTTCGACGTGCGCAGGGACGCGGACCGGAAGCATCTGGAAAAAGCCCTGAAATCACTGAGTTCGGAGAAGTTGATCACCCAGGAGACCCTCGATGCCAACAGTGTCCTGCTGACCTCCTACCTGGGAGGATATGAGCGGGTGAAGGATATCCTCTATCACAGCACGAAACATCTTGAATTCGTCGGCCGTGACTTTGCCAACCACAAGGATTTCGTCGGGAACGATTCCCTGGCGGTCTATCTGAAAGACCTGGAGCTGCATGTGCCCGGCGGAAAGAACCTTGACGACCATATCGAGATCGCCGATTGCCAGGGCATCGATTCACTGAATCCCTTCCATCTTGCCATGATCCAGGATTATCTCCTGCGGACCCATCTCATCATCTATCTTCTCAGCAGCCGCACGGGCATACGCCAGGCGGACATAAAATTTCTCAGTATCATCAAGAAGATGGGATTGCTTGAAAATATTTTTTTCGTCGTGAACTGTGACTTCAGCGAACACGAGGACCTGCGTGACCTGAAGAAAGTCGTCGAACGGGTAGGTGATGAAATATCGGTCATCAAACCGAAGGCACACCTCTTTGCCTACTCCACCCTGTATAACCTGTTCCGACAGGTCGACCATCTATCGGAAAAGGATGTCGGGCGCCGGGAACAGTGGCGGAAGGAGGAAGGTCTCGCCGGATTCTCCGACCGGGAACGGAACCGGTTTTTCGAAACCTTCGGGGAAAAACTGACCCGTGACCGGTATGCGCTGCTTCTGAAGAACCATGTGGAGCGGGTGGCCATCATGGCCGGAGGCCTGAACGACTGGACGAGAATACATCATGATATTCTCATCAAGGATACGGAAGGGGCCCGCGATGTATTGAAAAAGATCGACCGCGCCGGCGAACAGCTCAACCAGCAGAAAACGGCGATCAAGGACATGCTTGACGGCACCTCTCACAAGGCAAAACGGGAGATCGGCAAGGATGTCGACAGGTTCCTGGATGCCCGTTTCGGAGAGGCGGCCAAGGACATCCACAATTTCGTCAGTCGTTACACCGTCGATTACGAAAAAAATGAGCTCGATATCGAAGAGCGGGGGTTCTCGACGACCCTCTATATGATATTTCAGGAGTTCAAACGGGCACTGGACCGTTTCATGGCGGAGACGATAAACCCCCGGCTGATCGAGTTCATCAGGCAGGAAGAACGGAAAATAGGTGAAATTCTGAACAGGACGGCCATTTCATACGATGCCCTGGTGCAGGACGCACTTCAGAAACACGAGGAAAAACTGCGCAAGGTGGGGATTTCATCGGAAGGTTACAGAGGGGCGGATCTTCTGTCCGTGGACCTGGAAAGCCTGAAATACAGGACGGAACTGACGGCACCGACGCTTGTCTCGACCCTTCGATACACGGCGAAGGTCAGGACCGAGGCCATTATGCGTCTGGGGTTCTATAACGTTCTGAAAATGATGAAAAAATTATTGAAAAAACAGATCCAGAACGAACAGGAGGGAGAAATATTCGCCCTGAAGGACGGGGTGAAGCGGATCAAGCAGGAAACGGAGCGCTCCATTATCTTTCATCTGCGCGATTATAAGGAAAACCTGAAATTTCAGTATCTCTACCGTCTCATCGATATCGTTTCGGGGAACCTGTACGAATTGATGCTGGACCGGTTCAAGGTATTTACCTCTGATGTATCGGATATGGCCGGGCTGGTCGATGCCGAACAGTCTCGAAAACAGGAGGCCCTTCAGATCCTGCAACAGATGGAGGAAGGTTCTCTCAAGGCCGGAGATCACATCGCATTGCTGAAGAAACAGATGGAGGAGTAG